The sequence TGTCCGCGGAAAAGTAGTAGAAGACTTCGGCTTCCACAGCGTGGAAGTATCCTTCATGGAAAAGATCGGGTACAAAGAAAGAACCTATGCAAACCTGTAATCAATATGATCCTTACCACACAAAGACATATCGCCCATTTTGACCTGGATACCTTTTACGTATCGGTAGAATGCCTCAAAGATGATCGCCTCAAAGGAAAGCCCGTTATCATTGGCGGCAGCAGCGACCGTGGGGTAGTGGCTTCCTGCAGCTACGAAGCCCGGAAGTTTGGTATCCATTCGGCCATGCCCATGAAGCTGGCGCGGCGCTTATGCCCGCAGGCCATCATACGCCAGGGTGATATGGAATCTTACAGTAAATACTCCCGGCTGGTGACCGACGTCATAGCCGATTCAGTGCCCTTGTTTGAAAAAGCATCTATTGATGAATTTTATGTAGACCTCACCGGGATGGACAAATACTTCGGCAGCCAGTTGTTCACTGCCGACCTCAAAAAGAAAGTCGTCAAAGAAAGTGGCCTGCCCATCTCGTATGCGCTGGCCGGTAATAAGCTCATCAGTAAAGTGGCTACCAATGAAGGAAAACCTAATGCAGAAATGTGGGTAGCCTGGGGGCAGGAGAAAAATTTCCTCGCGCCGCTTAGTATAGCCAAAATGCCCGGCGTTGGTAAGGAAACGGCTTTCCTGCTCCTCAAGATGGGCGTGGAAACCATCAAAGTGCTCAGTGAAATACCCATGGAAATGCTCTCCAATCTCCTGGGCAAAAATGGTCTCTCACTCTGGCGCAAGGCCCAGGGGCTCGATGAAACGCCGGTGGTGCCGTATCATGAGCAAAAGTCCATCTCC comes from Paraflavitalea devenefica and encodes:
- the dinB gene encoding DNA polymerase IV; the encoded protein is MILTTQRHIAHFDLDTFYVSVECLKDDRLKGKPVIIGGSSDRGVVASCSYEARKFGIHSAMPMKLARRLCPQAIIRQGDMESYSKYSRLVTDVIADSVPLFEKASIDEFYVDLTGMDKYFGSQLFTADLKKKVVKESGLPISYALAGNKLISKVATNEGKPNAEMWVAWGQEKNFLAPLSIAKMPGVGKETAFLLLKMGVETIKVLSEIPMEMLSNLLGKNGLSLWRKAQGLDETPVVPYHEQKSISTENTFQQDTIDIDFLHAQLVRMTEKIAFQLREENKLTGCVTVKLRYSNFDTVTRQKTIPFTGADHKLIKVVRELFDKLYERRMLVRLLGIRFTQLVPGNDQINMFEDTQHMVQLYQAIDSIKHQYGEQFIARARGMASTMSS